The stretch of DNA ATAGTTGAATTTCACGATGTAGcatttttgtattttttttccaaaagaGAGACCATTTTTGTATTGTATGCTGATGTGTATACAGTTGATGTGGATCCAGCTATACACCACATAATAGAACTGAATTTGATGCTCTTTCTAGAGTAAAATGCCAGTCCTCGAACTTAGTGTCATTCCGGTCCTCAAACATTTAAAATGCATATTCAGATCTTTAAACTTGCTAATTGCATCATGTGAAGTTCAAATGGCTAATCGCATCATGTGAAGTTTAAATCATCATTTTTTAAGGACACATGATATGATTAGCATGACACACTCACCTTTGTTGATGTCAGATACGAACAATCTGTCATCTTAAAAGGTTGTACAATTTACAGTGATAATCGCGTGGCTTAGTGGCTATAATTTTTTTTGAGATCCGTATGTCTATAATTTTGACAAGCCATATATGAATGCTGATGCTTGCTGGAAGTACAAGGATTGTGCTGAATATTGAGCAGTGGGCACCTTACAAGCTTTGATTATGgctaaatttaattaaaaactcaccaaaaaaaataaaaactcAACGCATCCTATACATGTATTTCTATTCTTCTTATTTGATAGTCTATCCTTTGCTTTGGCTTGGTCCGGATCTTCTTTTAGAAAATAAAAATGTGGACATCATAACGTAATCCTATGAAATTAGGATAGGAAAAACATGGGGACAGAAATATCAAAGAAATTTGTTAGGAATGTGTATAAAATGGAGAATTGTGGAAGTGAAACACAAGACCAGAAAGAAACTTCTCTCTATACTAGAATCACGCTAAGGTGTGCACTATATTGCTTAGTTATACTCCCTCATAAAAAATGTTGCTTAATAGTACACTTGGATATTGAAAGATGTCTATTTTACATGTGTCACTAGCATGACCAAGACTACACAAACAAAGCTAACTGAACCAAGCCAGTTTCTCCTTCCCGGTGACACGGAGGGAGAGGGGTCGTGTTGCTCGTGCCTGAACCGCGGGTTGGACCCGTACAGCAGCTGAACGCCCTCGATATCGTCTACGCTCAGCTCCACCTTCCTTTCCCCGAAGTTGATGTACGGGTACATGACCGCCTCCGGGGACGACGAGTGCCCGAGCCCGAGGGTGTGCCCGATCTCATGTGTCGCCACGGATTCCAGGTCCAAGGCCGAGCCCTCCGTTTCGCTGTCCACGTCCAGTGTCCAATGCTCCGCCGCGTCCAAATGGAGCCGCCCGTCCTCCGGGCCGTAGGCGTGGGCGACGACGCCTTTCTCCCCGTCGAACGGCGAGCCGTCCCCGTGGTCGCCCTCGTAGAATCCCACCCTGACGTCGGCCTCGTGGTACGAGTAGTCCTCGTCGATCTCGACGAACTCCACGGGGATGACCTTCGCCCACCGGGCGAACGCGCTCCGAAACGCGGCGCGCACGGCCTCGGGCGGTAGGTAGCTGACGGTGGCTGCCGACGAGACGGAGTACGTCAGCACGATAGGGCCCGGCCCGGTCCACCGCGGCTCGCCGTCGAAGAACGTGAACCGGCTGGCCGCTGAATCCGACATGACCACGGCCCCGCGGCCATCGGAGACGCCGCAGCGCGGCGAGGTGATCCGGCCGAGCGTGGCGGGGTCGAGCCGGCTGGTGACCGGCAGGCCGAGCCTGGACTGGTACCGCTTCACGGCGGCCTCCGTGTGGTCGTCGAACGCGTCGTCGTGCTCCGCCCCGGGACGCATGTACCCGAACCTCCCCATGTGCCTCTTCAGCTCGGCGACGCCCGCGACGCGgctgccccgccccgcgccctgCAGGTGCTTCAGCGAGCGcaacgccggcgccgcgccgtccggGTGCCGGTGCAgccccgcggcggccgccggcgtgggGAGTGCGGCGTTGGCCACGTGGCGGCACGGGAGGATGCCAACCAGCAGCGCCACCAGCAGGAGGCACGCCGCCGGCTGGCGCCACGGGAGCATCGGAGCCAGGCTGCTGAGGTGGCTGTCAGCTCGACTCGTCGAGGTCAACGCGCAGTCAACTAACTGTTTTGCTTCTATTGCGCCGTGAAAAGTACGCTGCTCATTTATGATCATACAGATCTACAGAAGTCACGGCTTTGTTGAGGTATTGTCGGATTCGGATTCCTAACGCCAGCTGGCCGGCAGCACTTCCGACTTCGACTCGACGGCGACCTCAGTTCCGAACTCGAAGAGGGAGCAGGTCGTCCATAAAACGTCGCGATCCTTCTCAGAATGGCCGCCCCGATCCAGTGAAGCTCAAACCGCATCCGCGCAATGGCATGCCCCACCTCCCtcctccccgcggcggcgccgttcTTTCCGGGCCCGTGCCACCGCGCGCCGCAGCTGTCACCGTCGGCGCGGCCGTTCCAGCCGTCGTCCCGCGTCGTGCTGGTCCAGTGGGTGCCGCCGCCTCGCGGCTGGTTCAAGATCAACTTCGACGGATCCGTCTACCACGACGGCTCCGGGCGGGCCAGCATCGGCGGCGCGATCCGCGACAGCGCCGGCCGCGTCGTGCTTGCTTTCGCCGAGCCGACGGAGCACTCGACGGTCGGGATCGTCGAGGCGCGCGCCATGATCCGCGGGCTTCGCCtcgcgctcgggctgggcctGCGGCGGGTGGTGGTCGAGGGCGACGACCTCGTGCTGGTGCAGCTGCTGCGCGGCGAGGAGACGCAGACGCGGATCCCCGTCGCGATGCAGGAAGAGCTCCAAGGGCTGCTGCGGTGCTTCGCCAGCTGCGACGTCAGGCACGTCTACAGGGAGGGAAACGCGGTGGCGCACACCCTCTGCCGGCAGGCCTACCACTGCCCGGGGGTGTGGGTAGGGATCGTGCCGTCTGCCGTGCTTGAGAAGGCTGAGGACGACCGGCGTGGCGTGCTGCACGAGCGCGAGGTGGTCCGGCGACCGGCGTAGGAGGTTCTCTGACTTGTTGGAGACCAAGACTAGAAGACCGACGAACGACATGGCGGCATGGCTGGGCGGTGGATCTGAATTCTGAGGCAGCAGAGACCAGAGAGGGCGGCGGGGCTGGCCGGTGCATCTGAGGCAACAGAAACCAgagagggaggcggcggagggccAGCCGGTCGACCGGGCCAAGGACGTGAGAGCAAGCGTTGCAGAAGTGGCCAAACCCCACGCAGATCAAGAATGGCCCGAGCAAGCGCTGGATCGAGCGAGACTGATTCGGATATTTCATTACATCTTTATTTTTTCCCGTTCTGATGAATTTTATCCCTACGATTAGCAGTCTTTTTTTTTGCGAGTAAAGATAGTGCTTTATTAACTAGGAGGAGGTGTTTTTACAGTCATTAAGGATGAGGGTCGAAACACACACAGGCGCTTGCCTCATCCAAACATAAGAGTGTGTATTCCTTCTAGCTAACAAAGCTAACTCATTTGCAACTTGATTGCTTTCTCTCTTTACTTGAACTATCCTTCAATCATGGAGCGCCAATGACAGTTTGGATTTAAGGGCTGTTTGGCTTCCAGATGCTTAGAATAAATCCTGTATATTCGATACTAATTAGAAAGACTAAAcataaactaattataaaactaactgcataagtctagggtttattcgcgagacgaatctattaagtctactTAATTCAtgattagcacatgtttaccgtagcatcacatgggctaatcatggactaatttgGCTTAATAGATTTGTCTAAAAAAAGTCTAGGGGTTATagaatttattttatcattaatctatgtttaatacttctaattagcatcaAATATCCGATATGATGGGACTTATAATAAATCCTATAGTAAGCAAACATAGCCTTATCCATCTTCTTACTTCTAAAGGCATTAACAACTCGGGCACAATCTGACTCAATTATGATCGGTTCATCACACCATTGTGTGCAAGGCGTATGCCTTCTGCACACGCAAGAGCTTCTGCTTCTGCCGCCCCTGCGCATCTAAATAGTACCACGCGCCATGCCGTGAATACCACTGAGCCAGTGCAGTCGACTGCGTGCGATGACACCAACCCCTGCAGCCCCACAAAAGAGCCATCCATATTCATTTTCATCCACCCCTCCGGAGGCGCCTGCCAAGCTAGGGCACCAGTCCAGTCGTCCTCTGATCAGGTCGACGAGTCTTTGCTTGCACCTTGCTCTGCTGCCAGTCTCTTTCCTTTCCAATCATCAGGATCCGGCCGGTGTCGGATTTCCGTCAGGCTTTCTTGATAGCACAGCAACAAGTGTACCGATTCAGAAACCGATACAGGTCCGGACAGATGGACTATATTATTGTGGACCGTCCAGGCTCTGGCTCTCCACAGTAATAGCAAGATTAGTTCCTTTTGGTCAGTCCGACTGTCATGTGGGGCCGGCACTACACGCGCCGGGCCCGCCGCGGGGCCGCGCacgacgtcgccgccgccgcgccgtagGCGCGCGTGATGGCTGCGATCGCAGCTAGTCAGTTAGCCGGCCATATCAGGGCCTTAAATTTAGTGTTTGCCTTCCAAATTTGTTAGAGGAAAGACTATTTACTTGCTGTAATCGGGATGATCTAGGGTAAGCAATAATAAAATATTCCCaatctcccttctctctctctctctcaatctCACCTCCTTCACCATTGGGCGTTCCGAGGAATTTCCGACGCCATTACCGACCGAGGCTACGAACTCCGTAGCCGAGGGTCATCTACTCTCGGACCCAACGCCCTTGACACCGCAGCTATCCAACAGCAATAAGAGCCAATCTGGCCCTGTATAAGTGAAATGTTCCTCATCTGGCAAATTCAAGTGTTCCCTCACTGCCTATCATAGCTCGTTGGCAAACCTTTTAACCTGTTTACACTCCTAGAAATGTATCATCTGCAAAAAGGAGGTGAGAGATACCCGAGGCTGCTCTTCATATTGCCAGCTCACTGATCTCCCTATTAGCCGTTCTCCAGTTAATTAACTGAGACAAACCATCAGCCACAAATAGAAATAAATATGGCAATAAAGGATCACCTTGGCGTAGACCTCGCGATGGGGAAATGGGCTGCGTTAGCACCCTATTGAAGCGAACTGGGTAGTGCACCGATGTCACACAAGATATAATTCATTGCACCCATTCACTTTGAAAGCCCAGCTTCATAAGGGAAGCTCCAGTGTGCTCCCAAAACTAACAGAGAAAAAGCACGGTTCGACTAAACCGAACTGAGCATGCTGGGGCAGTCGACTGCTCAATGTCAGAACAAAAATCGAAGCCTGCAGACGATTCGAACCATGGGCTACTATCTCAATTAAAATACTCCACGTATACGACTGGATGGGCGTTATACGTAGCGCAGGTGCTCAACCACCATCCAGTTCTGAATTTTTTATTGTTTCATTTGGAGCAGCAGTCGAATGCAGCAGTAGAGCATGCGAACCATACTTTTGTTCGGCTTAGGTGGATTTCAAAGGTCGAACCAGCACTGGAGGTGCCCTAAGAACACTGTTCAGAAATCCCCAGCTGTCATAGGCCTTGGACAAATCCAGCTTATAAGCACAAAATTTACTTCTCTCGTTTGTGTTAGAGTTAATAGCATGTATGCATTCACAAGCAATCAAAGCATTATCAGTTATCATTCTACCCGGAATAAAAGCACTTTGATTTGGAGAGATGATATTATGAAGCAAAGGTCCAAGTCTGTTCACCAGACATTTAGAAAACTACCTTATAGAGGATATTGCAGAGGCTGATCGGTCTGAAATCCTTTAAAGAGTCTGGGTAATTTACCTTTGGTATAAGAACAATGCTGGTATCATTTACACATTCCGGCATTATACATGTTTCAAAGAATTTTGGCACTACCGGGATGATATATTCCTTCGGTAACCCCCAATTCCTCTGAAAAAAACGAGCTGGAAGTCCATCCGGCCCTGGTGCCTTCAAAGGGCCTATCTGAAAGAGGGTATAGCtgatttcctcttctgtgtACGGCTTGCACAACGCCGTATTCATTTCATCCGTTACTTTGGCTTcgaataagttcaccaagtCATCTGGGGCAATAGTAGGATCATTAGTAAAAAGATCATTGAAATATTGCAGCGCCATACCTTTCATTTCCTCCTGGTTGGCACACCAGGTTCCATCATTCCTTTTCAGCTTTCTAATTGTGTTCTTTTTTGCTCTCTGCTTTGCGATGAAAATATTTTGTGTTCCTATCCCCTTCCTTCAACCATGTAATGCGTGATCTTTGAAGCCACATCATCTCTTCTCTATACAATAATTCATCTAGTTCCTTCTTAGTATGTAGTGTTTCATCTCTGTTACGAATTGCATCATCACTTTCCAGCAGTTCTAGCTCTTTCCTGAGCTCATTTATTTTCCTTGTGACATGGCCGAACCTCTCAATGCTCCAGCATTTTAAGGCAGCGGTCATGGATTTCAAATTGTCTGCTACACTACCCAGATCACTACCAGGATTCCTACGCAGCCAGGATTTTTCAATTTCTGCACTTAGGCTCGGCTCCCTTTCCCACATAATTTCATAGTGGAAGGGCTTGTGTCCTCGGATTTGGTTCTCCTCTTCTGCGAGGGACAGAAGCAACATCTTATGATCTGAACAGACACAACCTAAATGTTTAGTTCCGGCATCCGGGAAAAGAAGTGACCATTCAGAATAGGCCACACCTCTATCAAGTCGCACACGCACATTACGATTCCCCGGCTGGTTATTGTTGTAAGTCCAAGGAAGCCCACTAAACCCCAGATCATGTAGATCACAATGGCTCAGGATTTCTCGGAAGTCAAACATTTGCCACTCCGCACGAGGCATTTTCGAGAAGTGCTCGTATTGCCACATTGCTTAATTAAAATCGCCAATAAGCATCCAAAGGCCCATCCCACGCGCCACAAAGATCCCTCATCAAGTTCCACATGCACCTCCTATTTTCGACACGAGGCTCTCCATAAACAAACGTGACCCTCCATGGGGCCTGATCGGGATCCTCTTTTATTAAGACATCAATGTAACGTTCACCTTGCGACAAGAGGGAGACATCAACAGATTCGTCCCGAAACAAGGCAAGACCACCACTTAAACCAACACTAGCTTCAGCTAAACAATTACGCAAACCTAACCTCCAACACAAATTTCTAACTCTAGAAGTACTCATACGAGTATCTGATAAAAAGACAAATTTGGGGTTATGCGCCTTAACAAAGCCGCAAAGTTCACGAACTGTCCGGGAGTTCCCCGACCCCCGGCACTTCCAGGCTAGCGCATTCATTGCGCCTGGTGGGGCTCGCCATGAGCTCCCACCAGGTTGCTTGTCGCTTGATAATTGTCACCATCTCCCTTCCCGGCTGGTGGGAATTCTTCACCCACCTCCTTAGCTTCATGTCCAGTGCTGTTCACCCCACCTTGTCCAGGAGCTTGAACATCTACTGTCAACCCGTTGTTCTGCATGCCCCGGATAGACTCCAGGATCCCCGCCTCAGAGCTTTCTTTGATCTTTTCTGCTTCTCAATTTTCTTGACAGGACTAGAGCCCTTCAGGCCCGATTTCTTCTCTTTTGCCCTTGCTGCTTTAATAGCTTTCAGGTGGTCATGAATACTCCGAGGCTTTTCCTGCATCCCTTCTGTTAATGAGTTTGTCATAGAGATTGTAGGTGTATTTGTAAAGTTAATAAATAATAATGGTTCTTGAAACACAGTTTTAGTATCATCCTGCAAAGCGTGTACAATCATTTTCATTCAGCTAACACTGACCCACGAGTTCAAACTAGAGTCAGATCACAACGGATAAATAGTCGTTCAACGAGCGAGTGGGATGAACATGTAGCTTTGTCCTTCACACCTTAGCTTTTTTTCAAGAACTTGCCTGAGCAATCATTTGATTAGGAAGGAGCAACAGTAAGTTTACCCCACACTCGATCTCAAACCAAAATAGAAAGAAAAAATACAATGAAAGAAAGTAGAAAAAAATGACCTACTACTAGAATTTTTTTCCCGAAGAAGCAAGAGTAAGTTTCACAAAATCCCTAGTAAACAGAGTCTTCCATGTTCAATTTACCTTTGATTTGTGTACTAAAATTAACCGCTTGGAATATGATGTTCAATCCTATCGCGATGCCGGATGCCTTGGTCCGATCGCAACGTAATGGCGTAATTGTGGCGCAATCCTGATAGCCTCACAACTCAACTTCCTGCTAGTTATAAATATAACTTCCACTCGTCAAAGGCCTCATCGTCCAGAACGGATGGCTTGTTCGCTCCTCCCCACGGCAGCGCCATTGTTCCCGAGCTCCTGCTACCGCGCGTCGCAGCTGTCGCCGGCGGTGCAGCCGTTCCATCCATCGTCTCGCGTCGTGCTGGTGCGGTGGACGCCGCCGCCTCGCGGCTGGTTCAAGATCAACTTCGATGGATCCGTCTATCACGACGGCTCCGGGCAGGCCAGCATCGGCGGCGCGATCCACGACAGCGCCGGCCGTGTCCTGCTCGCCTTTGCTGAGCCGACGGAGCACTCGACGGTGCAAGAATGGAGGTAGAAGGACGTGGCAAAACAAGGCCAGAGCCCAGAACGGCATGACGGCGGGGCTCGCCGGTGCAAAAACAGCGGAAGGACATGGAGGAACAAAGCTGGAGTCCAGAACGACAAGGCGGCGGGGGCTGGCCGGTGCAAGAACAGAGTCGGAAGGACATGGAGGAACAAAGCTGGAGCCCAGAACGGCATGGCGGCGCAGGCTGGCCGGCACGCAGAGGGCCAACCGGCGCCGGGGCCAAGAACGCGAGAGCAAACGTGGCAGAAGGATCAAGAACGGCCCGGCAAGCTAGAATTGTTCTGGTTCTGATGAATCGTATTAACAGTCGTAATGTATCTGTAAAGTTGATCATGGTTTCTTGAAATACAATTTTGATGATCATTTCTTCAATGCCTATGTGTACATTGAGCTGACAGTGACCCACGTGCTCAAATTAGAGTTGGCTCTTACAATCCAATTGCAACAGATAAACACTCGTTCAGCGAGCGGATGAGAATGGTATGTAGCTTTCTTGTTCAATTTACCTTTGATAGCAAATATACCCGTGCGTGGCAACGGGAGAAACAAAATTCTTACATAACTCTTGCCCAACAAACATGGCTAAAATTCAGATGACTACTTGATTTATGGTTCACCTCAATTACTTTCAAAATGGATTTGAAATTCGTGGGCAAACCAGCAGGCTTATTAATTTTAGCTAAACACAACGGTAAAAATAGAATCCAAAGTTGTCACGATCAGAATTCTTAGTAGTAGCATTTGTCTTTGAGCAATATTAGATTGTAAGATCACACACCATAGAATCATAACTTGTATAGACATAGTTAGATGAAACAAATATTCTCGATCTCA from Panicum hallii strain FIL2 chromosome 3, PHallii_v3.1, whole genome shotgun sequence encodes:
- the LOC112885241 gene encoding metalloendoproteinase 4-MMP-like — translated: MLPWRQPAACLLLVALLVGILPCRHVANAALPTPAAAAGLHRHPDGAAPALRSLKHLQGAGRGSRVAGVAELKRHMGRFGYMRPGAEHDDAFDDHTEAAVKRYQSRLGLPVTSRLDPATLGRITSPRCGVSDGRGAVVMSDSAASRFTFFDGEPRWTGPGPIVLTYSVSSAATVSYLPPEAVRAAFRSAFARWAKVIPVEFVEIDEDYSYHEADVRVGFYEGDHGDGSPFDGEKGVVAHAYGPEDGRLHLDAAEHWTLDVDSETEGSALDLESVATHEIGHTLGLGHSSSPEAVMYPYINFGERKVELSVDDIEGVQLLYGSNPRFRHEQHDPSPSVSPGRRNWLGSVSFVCVVLVMLVTHVK